From the Nitrobacter hamburgensis X14 genome, one window contains:
- a CDS encoding B12-binding domain-containing radical SAM protein gives MRGVGRYGIRRILCVFPRYTSSFGTFEHAYPLTAGVQAFMPPQGLLLIAAYLPAEWKVRFIDENIRFATNEDFEWAEAVFVSGMHIQRQQMNDICRRAHAFDLSVALGGPSVSACPDYYPSFDYLHVGELGDATDDLIGRLARDPSRPDGQIVLKTADRLDMTRFPIPAYELADIKHYFLGSIQYSSGCPYQCEFCDIPGLYGRNPRLKTPEQITRELDKLLECGITGSVYFVDDNFIGNRKAALDLLPHLIEWQKKTGFVLRFSCEATLNIAKRPEILSQMREAFFATIFCGIETPDPVALKAMHKDHNMVVPIMDAIRTLNDYGMEVVSGIILGLDTDKSETGQHLLEFIDRSQIPLLTINLLQALPKTPLWDRLKRENRLIEDEARDSNVDFRLPYDHVVGTWRECMGRAYEPERLLERYEYQIRETYPKRVQPRTPQQRSWRNIKLGLTMLRNIFWRVGVRGDYKRVFWKFALRRLARGEIEYLIGSILVAHHLILFARSASRGKTNASYYSLKLREASVPAE, from the coding sequence ATGAGGGGCGTGGGCCGGTACGGCATTCGGCGCATTCTTTGTGTCTTTCCCCGCTACACGTCGTCGTTCGGCACGTTTGAGCACGCCTATCCCCTGACCGCTGGCGTACAGGCCTTCATGCCGCCGCAGGGACTTCTGCTGATCGCCGCCTATCTGCCCGCCGAGTGGAAGGTCCGTTTCATCGACGAGAACATTCGCTTCGCCACGAACGAGGATTTCGAATGGGCAGAGGCCGTGTTCGTCAGCGGCATGCACATCCAGCGCCAGCAGATGAACGATATCTGCCGCCGCGCCCACGCCTTCGATCTGTCGGTCGCGCTCGGCGGTCCGTCGGTCAGCGCCTGCCCCGACTATTATCCGTCGTTCGACTATCTTCACGTCGGCGAACTCGGTGATGCCACCGACGACCTGATCGGACGCTTGGCGCGCGACCCGTCGCGGCCGGATGGTCAGATTGTCCTCAAAACCGCCGATCGGCTGGACATGACCAGATTCCCGATTCCGGCTTATGAACTGGCCGACATCAAGCATTACTTCCTGGGCAGCATCCAGTATTCCAGCGGCTGCCCGTATCAGTGCGAGTTCTGCGACATTCCCGGCCTCTATGGGCGCAACCCGCGACTCAAGACGCCTGAGCAGATCACGCGCGAACTCGACAAGCTGCTGGAATGCGGGATTACCGGCTCGGTCTATTTCGTTGACGACAATTTCATCGGCAACCGCAAGGCGGCGCTGGACCTTTTGCCGCACCTGATCGAATGGCAGAAGAAGACCGGTTTCGTGCTGCGGTTCTCCTGCGAGGCGACGCTGAATATCGCCAAGCGTCCGGAGATACTGTCGCAAATGCGCGAGGCGTTCTTCGCCACCATCTTCTGCGGCATCGAGACACCGGACCCCGTGGCGCTGAAAGCGATGCACAAGGATCACAACATGGTGGTTCCCATCATGGATGCGATCAGGACGCTGAACGATTACGGCATGGAGGTGGTGTCCGGAATCATCCTCGGGCTCGACACCGACAAGTCCGAGACCGGACAGCATCTGCTCGAATTCATCGACCGATCGCAGATTCCGCTTCTGACCATCAATCTCCTGCAAGCGCTGCCGAAGACGCCGCTGTGGGATCGCCTGAAGCGGGAGAATCGGCTGATCGAGGACGAGGCGCGCGATTCCAACGTCGACTTCCGGCTGCCCTACGACCATGTCGTGGGGACCTGGCGCGAATGCATGGGCCGCGCGTATGAGCCTGAGAGACTTCTGGAGCGCTACGAGTACCAGATCCGCGAAACCTATCCGAAGCGGGTTCAGCCGCGCACGCCGCAGCAGAGGTCGTGGCGGAATATCAAGCTCGGCCTGACCATGCTGCGCAACATCTTCTGGAGGGTCGGTGTGCGCGGCGACTACAAGCGGGTATTCTGGAAATTCGCACTGCGCCGGCTGGCGCGTGGCGAGATTGAATATCTCATCGGCTCGATTCTGGTTGCCCATCACCTT
- a CDS encoding amidase: MSDHPTLATLAADLAAGRTTARKLVDDCLAKIADKAGEGARVFIQVDADGAVAAAEAMDGLRKVNAAPSPFAGIPVSIKDLFDIKGQVSRAGSRALDDAPPAANDAPVVARLRRAGFVVIGRTNMTEFAYSGLGINPHYGTPKNRWQRDVGHVPGGSSSGAAVSITDGMAHGALGTDTGGSCRIPAAYCGIVGYKPTARRIPLDGGVPLSVTLDSYGPIARSVGCCAAMDAVLADEPIAPVVPRPVKGLRLAMPTTVMLDDLSSAVARAFEHALDRLANAGAVIERIAVPEFAEVAARNVGGGFSAAESWAWHRALIAKKAELYDPRVISRIRHGESLSAADYVDLLAVRRAIIAGFERRVAPYDALIAPTVAITPPVIADLAHDAAYAKANMLSLRNCALINILDGCAISLPCHREGEAPVGLMLAAAGGSDRRIFELAAGVEPIVRA; this comes from the coding sequence ATGTCCGATCACCCGACCCTGGCCACGCTCGCCGCCGATCTTGCGGCGGGGCGTACCACCGCGCGCAAGCTCGTCGACGACTGCCTTGCGAAAATCGCCGACAAAGCCGGCGAGGGCGCGCGGGTGTTCATCCAGGTCGATGCGGACGGCGCCGTCGCCGCCGCCGAGGCCATGGACGGACTGCGCAAGGTCAATGCCGCGCCGTCGCCGTTCGCCGGCATTCCGGTTTCGATCAAGGACCTGTTCGATATCAAGGGACAGGTGTCGCGCGCCGGCTCGCGCGCGCTCGACGATGCGCCGCCGGCAGCGAACGACGCGCCGGTCGTGGCGCGTCTGCGCCGCGCCGGCTTCGTGGTGATCGGGCGCACCAATATGACCGAATTCGCCTATTCGGGACTTGGCATCAATCCGCACTACGGCACGCCGAAAAATCGCTGGCAGCGCGACGTCGGTCATGTGCCCGGCGGATCGTCGTCGGGCGCGGCGGTGTCGATCACCGACGGCATGGCGCATGGCGCGCTTGGCACCGACACCGGCGGCTCCTGCCGGATTCCGGCGGCCTATTGCGGCATCGTCGGCTACAAGCCGACCGCGCGCCGTATTCCGCTCGACGGCGGCGTGCCGCTATCGGTCACGCTGGACAGCTACGGGCCGATTGCCCGCTCGGTCGGCTGCTGCGCGGCGATGGACGCGGTGCTGGCGGACGAACCGATTGCGCCGGTCGTGCCGCGCCCGGTGAAGGGGCTGCGGCTCGCGATGCCGACCACGGTGATGCTGGACGACCTGAGCAGCGCGGTGGCGCGGGCCTTTGAGCACGCGCTGGACCGATTGGCCAACGCCGGCGCCGTGATCGAACGCATCGCCGTTCCCGAATTCGCCGAGGTCGCGGCGCGGAACGTCGGGGGCGGGTTCTCGGCGGCGGAAAGCTGGGCCTGGCACCGCGCGCTGATTGCAAAAAAGGCGGAGCTCTACGATCCGCGCGTCATCAGCCGCATTCGGCACGGCGAGAGCCTCAGCGCCGCCGACTATGTCGATCTGCTCGCCGTCCGCCGCGCGATCATCGCGGGCTTTGAGCGCCGCGTCGCGCCGTACGATGCCCTGATCGCGCCGACGGTGGCGATCACGCCGCCGGTGATCGCTGACCTCGCCCACGATGCCGCCTACGCGAAAGCCAACATGCTGTCGCTGCGCAACTGTGCGCTGATCAACATCCTCGATGGTTGCGCGATCTCGCTGCCCTGTCATCGCGAGGGCGAAGCGCCGGTGGGCTTGATGCTGGCCGCGGCCGGCGGGTCGGATCGCCGGATTTTCGAACTCGCGGCGGGCGTCGAGCCGATCGTTCGCGCGTAA